A window of the Actinobacillus genomosp. 1 genome harbors these coding sequences:
- a CDS encoding RAMP superfamily CRISPR-associated protein has protein sequence MNKFMQTHKVYLTPLSPIHIGCGEDFVPTNYVIDENTLFHFEPSNLSLNDQQRTELLNFITNLDLLAIQRFFLNLREQAIASAYYFTDVSEGLAKNYREKIGKVAQRENNSNKIVVNQFAIERTAYQPFKQLPYIPGSSFKGALATALLDKAHQEKHNPKVGIRDNGKLLKAYLGEFENSQLRTVKFGDFLPIVDTESKIFYALNFKKKPSKTGGEGRAMALRRECISAGQYRAYCSELTLMANPENKQNITDYFKALRDFYLPIFKEEVELLKSRHLSTPNYLKSLENLLNNPKVALIRLGKNGADSKTYQGKGIAQIKIMGAKGTPPNFKDSPTTIWLAGSNDRQQTDLLPFGWALLEYDPQEENSELKAWCNTQPKSSFDRSAILVKREEQKVKQAKLKAEAEAKLQAEKEAELAKIAMLNSLNENQKIIIDFVEKVENTRERQADNTGSPLLKEAQKLFEQALSWQIQDRQFVCEKITVDLLRSKIDFKKKDTEKTIKKWINKLVS, from the coding sequence ATGAATAAATTTATGCAAACACACAAGGTTTATTTAACCCCGCTCAGTCCAATTCATATTGGATGTGGGGAAGATTTTGTGCCGACGAATTATGTAATAGATGAAAATACGTTATTTCACTTTGAACCAAGTAATTTGAGTTTAAATGATCAACAACGCACAGAATTATTAAATTTCATTACTAATTTAGACTTACTTGCGATTCAACGCTTTTTTTTAAATCTAAGAGAACAAGCTATCGCTTCCGCATATTATTTTACTGATGTATCAGAAGGATTAGCTAAGAATTATCGAGAAAAAATAGGAAAAGTTGCACAGCGTGAAAATAATAGTAATAAAATAGTCGTAAACCAGTTTGCTATTGAACGTACTGCTTACCAGCCTTTTAAACAGTTACCTTATATTCCGGGATCAAGCTTCAAAGGGGCTTTAGCAACCGCATTATTGGATAAAGCACACCAAGAAAAACACAATCCTAAAGTAGGCATAAGAGATAATGGAAAGCTATTAAAAGCCTATCTTGGTGAATTTGAAAATAGTCAATTAAGAACAGTAAAATTTGGTGATTTTTTACCAATTGTTGATACTGAAAGTAAGATTTTTTATGCATTAAACTTTAAGAAAAAGCCTTCTAAAACAGGTGGAGAAGGTCGAGCAATGGCATTACGCCGAGAGTGTATTTCAGCGGGACAATATCGTGCTTATTGTAGTGAATTAACATTAATGGCAAATCCTGAAAATAAGCAAAATATTACTGATTATTTCAAAGCATTAAGAGATTTCTATCTTCCAATTTTTAAAGAGGAAGTAGAGTTATTAAAATCTCGTCATTTAAGTACTCCAAATTATTTAAAGTCATTAGAAAATTTACTGAATAATCCAAAAGTGGCTTTAATTAGATTAGGAAAAAATGGGGCAGATAGTAAAACCTATCAAGGTAAGGGCATTGCTCAAATTAAAATTATGGGGGCAAAAGGGACACCACCGAATTTTAAAGATAGTCCAACAACTATTTGGCTTGCTGGCTCAAATGATCGCCAACAAACAGATTTATTACCTTTTGGGTGGGCATTATTAGAATATGATCCTCAAGAAGAAAATAGTGAGTTAAAAGCTTGGTGCAATACACAGCCTAAATCCAGTTTTGATCGCTCAGCTATTTTAGTAAAACGTGAAGAGCAAAAAGTCAAACAAGCGAAATTAAAAGCAGAAGCAGAAGCAAAATTGCAAGCTGAAAAAGAAGCAGAATTAGCTAAAATTGCGATGTTAAATTCTCTCAATGAAAATCAAAAAATAATTATCGATTTTGTTGAGAAGGTTGAAAACACGAGAGAAAGACAAGCAGATAATACGGGATCTCCTTTATTAAAAGAAGCCCAAAAGTTATTTGAACAAGCTCTTTCTTGGCAGATTCAAGATAGGCAATTCGTGTGTGAAAAAATTACCGTTGATCTTTTAAGGTCAAAAATTGATTTTAAAAAGAAAGATACTGAAAAAACGATTAAAAAGTGGATCAATAAACTGGTTTCATAA
- the csx16 gene encoding CRISPR-associated protein Csx16 translates to MAVWFISRHQGAIDWIKQQAIHIDHFEQHLNVAEIQADDVVIGTLPIHLAAEICQKGAKFYFLSVNVIREQRGTELTCEQLVKQGCSIEPFYIQKL, encoded by the coding sequence ATGGCGGTATGGTTTATTTCAAGACATCAAGGAGCAATTGATTGGATTAAGCAACAAGCAATCCATATTGATCACTTTGAACAACATCTTAATGTTGCAGAGATCCAAGCTGATGACGTTGTTATCGGCACTTTACCGATCCATTTAGCGGCTGAAATTTGCCAAAAAGGGGCAAAATTTTATTTTTTATCGGTTAATGTTATTCGTGAACAACGGGGTACAGAATTAACCTGCGAGCAACTAGTAAAACAGGGTTGTTCAATTGAACCATTTTATATTCAAAAATTATAA
- the csm3 gene encoding type III-A CRISPR-associated RAMP protein Csm3: MKLTDIVEIKAKLVLQTGLHIGAGDSEMHIGGIDNSVIKHPITQSPYIPGSSLKGKIRTLLEWRSGEVKKEPLSLKDMENAKDKESIKNILRLFGISGDTKNAESEVEEIGVSRLAFWDCALNADWEKAIREDNQLLTEAKSENTIDRITATAGNPRQTERVPAGAEFDFKLTVRKFEGDSKDLLDLVLKGLRLLELDSLGGSGSRGYGKVKFEDLTVGGQNVNLAEIEPFK, from the coding sequence ATGAAATTAACTGACATCGTAGAAATTAAAGCAAAATTAGTATTACAAACCGGTTTACATATTGGTGCGGGCGATAGCGAAATGCATATTGGTGGGATTGATAATTCTGTGATTAAACATCCGATTACACAATCACCTTATATTCCTGGCTCAAGTCTCAAAGGAAAAATCCGTACATTATTAGAGTGGCGTTCCGGCGAGGTCAAAAAAGAACCGCTAAGTTTAAAAGATATGGAAAATGCCAAAGATAAAGAATCTATTAAAAATATCTTACGTTTATTTGGCATCAGCGGAGATACAAAAAATGCTGAGAGTGAAGTGGAGGAAATCGGTGTATCTCGATTAGCCTTTTGGGATTGTGCCTTAAATGCAGATTGGGAGAAAGCAATTCGTGAAGATAATCAACTTTTAACCGAAGCAAAAAGCGAAAACACTATAGACCGTATTACTGCGACGGCAGGTAACCCTCGCCAAACGGAGCGAGTGCCTGCAGGAGCCGAATTTGATTTCAAATTGACAGTGCGTAAATTTGAAGGAGATAGCAAAGATTTACTCGATCTTGTATTAAAAGGCTTGCGTTTGCTTGAGTTGGACAGTCTTGGCGGTTCAGGTTCTCGTGGTTACGGTAAAGTAAAATTTGAAGATTTAACTGTTGGCGGACAAAACGTGAATTTAGCTGAGATTGAGCCATTCAAATAA
- the csm4 gene encoding type III-A CRISPR-associated RAMP protein Csm4, which translates to MKLYRFTLTPQSAFGTPLVGDSLFGQLCWAIANRFGQTRLTQLLEGYTEQKPFMVVSDAFPKGYLPLPTLPSKFWKTSDEHKNDRKKLKKVQWVKFEDTQQQAVAFWQEFAINAQLEFKKENQDQYHNTIDRKTGTTGEDIFAPYATNVTWYAQNQVFDLYVVLDEQRFSIDNVLQVLQDVGQFGFGRDASIGLGKFSVALDQAIEFSQKNANCYLTLANCAPKNLGLDKTRCFYQITTRFGRHGGVQALSENPFKKPIILAKPAAIFTPNEYQERLFLGNGLGGVSFAQPNAIHQGYAPVIPLCVEFPNE; encoded by the coding sequence ATGAAACTTTATCGTTTTACACTTACTCCACAAAGTGCATTTGGTACGCCTTTGGTAGGAGATAGTCTATTTGGACAGCTTTGTTGGGCGATTGCAAACCGCTTTGGACAGACTCGTTTAACACAGTTGCTTGAGGGTTATACCGAACAAAAGCCGTTTATGGTGGTGTCTGATGCTTTCCCGAAAGGTTATTTACCATTGCCGACTTTACCTTCTAAGTTTTGGAAAACTAGTGACGAGCATAAAAATGACCGTAAAAAATTAAAAAAGGTTCAATGGGTCAAATTTGAAGATACGCAACAACAAGCGGTGGCATTTTGGCAAGAATTTGCAATTAATGCACAGTTAGAATTCAAAAAAGAAAACCAAGATCAATATCATAATACGATTGATCGTAAAACAGGTACAACAGGAGAGGATATTTTTGCCCCCTATGCTACTAATGTAACTTGGTATGCCCAAAATCAGGTATTTGATCTTTATGTAGTATTAGATGAGCAGCGTTTCAGTATAGATAATGTACTGCAAGTATTGCAAGATGTCGGACAATTTGGCTTTGGACGAGATGCGTCAATTGGACTGGGCAAATTTAGTGTAGCATTAGATCAAGCGATCGAATTTAGCCAAAAAAATGCAAATTGCTATTTAACGTTGGCAAATTGTGCGCCGAAAAATTTAGGGTTGGATAAAACACGTTGCTTCTACCAAATTACTACCCGTTTTGGTCGCCATGGCGGTGTACAAGCATTAAGTGAAAATCCATTTAAAAAGCCGATTATTTTAGCAAAACCAGCTGCAATCTTTACCCCAAATGAGTATCAAGAACGGTTGTTTTTAGGTAATGGCTTAGGCGGGGTTTCTTTTGCTCAACCTAATGCAATTCATCAAGGTTATGCCCCTGTTATACCATTATGTGTGGAGTTCCCAAATGAATAA
- the cas6 gene encoding CRISPR system precrRNA processing endoribonuclease RAMP protein Cas6, with the protein MTLIQFPIVRYQFYFKVTEPILLPEYAGSTLRGAFGRALRKIACMTKQSDCKGCPLYRSCPYTNIFETPAPESHELQKFSQVPNGYIIEPPKWGEHLYHTGEILTFSLVLFGRLIEQLPLIAFAFKRAFEYGIGKEKGKASLIGIEKCNQNQTACETILVNDNIIEYDKKIFIPIAFPETLSIQIETPLRLQENGKPLREDQINAERFFISLAKRISLLSEFHFQLLNLNFEQIKYDISQVKENKNLRWQDWTRYSSRQDQRMKLGGVIGSWQFNSLSTELAQLLYIGQWLHCGKNATFGLGKYQITNL; encoded by the coding sequence ATGACTTTAATTCAATTTCCCATCGTTCGTTATCAATTTTATTTTAAGGTAACCGAACCTATTTTATTACCTGAATACGCAGGCTCAACTTTACGTGGTGCTTTTGGGAGAGCACTACGTAAAATTGCTTGTATGACTAAGCAATCTGATTGTAAGGGTTGCCCGCTTTATCGCAGTTGTCCTTATACCAATATTTTTGAAACACCGGCACCAGAATCTCACGAGCTACAAAAATTCAGCCAAGTACCGAATGGTTATATTATTGAGCCACCTAAGTGGGGTGAACATTTATATCATACTGGAGAAATATTAACATTTTCACTTGTGTTATTTGGCAGATTGATCGAACAACTTCCTCTGATTGCTTTCGCCTTTAAACGTGCTTTTGAATATGGTATCGGTAAGGAAAAAGGAAAAGCGAGTTTAATTGGTATTGAAAAATGCAATCAAAATCAGACCGCCTGTGAAACGATTTTGGTTAACGATAATATTATTGAATATGATAAAAAAATTTTTATCCCGATAGCATTTCCTGAAACATTATCTATTCAAATCGAAACACCACTACGCTTACAAGAAAACGGAAAACCATTGAGAGAAGATCAAATCAATGCCGAACGATTTTTTATTTCATTGGCAAAACGTATTTCGTTATTAAGCGAATTTCATTTCCAGCTATTAAATTTAAATTTCGAGCAAATTAAATATGATATTTCGCAAGTAAAAGAAAATAAAAATCTCCGTTGGCAAGATTGGACAAGGTATTCATCTCGCCAAGATCAGCGAATGAAATTAGGTGGCGTAATAGGCAGTTGGCAGTTTAATAGCTTATCTACTGAATTGGCACAACTTTTATATATTGGACAGTGGTTACATTGTGGTAAAAATGCCACTTTTGGGTTGGGTAAATATCAGATTACAAATTTGTAA